One genomic region from Enterobacter hormaechei ATCC 49162 encodes:
- a CDS encoding YicS family protein: MKSAHLVCLLVCLIFAAFVHAQEKSAPEKEAQIKQQVLKDVKKTCTPQKKQSDKAWQAMILSSEANQLLIKNAITAVKRDNLDAYWDAVSQVDCMEDY; encoded by the coding sequence ATGAAATCTGCACACCTGGTTTGCCTGCTCGTTTGTCTGATTTTCGCTGCGTTTGTTCACGCGCAGGAGAAGAGCGCTCCGGAGAAAGAGGCCCAGATAAAACAGCAGGTCCTGAAAGATGTGAAGAAAACCTGTACCCCGCAGAAAAAGCAGAGCGATAAGGCCTGGCAGGCGATGATTTTGTCGTCTGAGGCGAACCAGCTGCTGATCAAAAACGCCATCACCGCCGTGAAGCGTGACAACCTGGACGCCTACTGGGATGCGGTAAGTCAGGTGGATTGTATGGAGGATTACTAG
- the nlpA gene encoding lipoprotein NlpA translates to MKLQLGALLLTGLLLAGCDQSGNDARHIKVGVINGAEQDVAEVAKKVAKEKYGLDVELVGFSGSLLPNDATNQGELDANVFQHRPFLAQDNKAHNYKLVAVANTFVFPMAGYSRKIKAVSELKDGATIAIPNDPTNLGRALLLLQKEQLITLKPGVGLLPTVLDITANPKNVQIMELEGAQLPRVLDDPKVDVAIISTTYLQQTGLSPVHDSVFIEDKNSPYVNIVVTREDNKDAENVKEFIQSYQSPEVAEAAETIFNGGAVPGW, encoded by the coding sequence GTGAAACTTCAACTGGGTGCGCTTCTCCTGACTGGCCTGCTGCTCGCGGGCTGTGACCAGAGCGGCAATGATGCCAGACACATTAAAGTCGGCGTGATTAATGGCGCAGAGCAGGACGTGGCGGAAGTCGCCAAAAAGGTGGCAAAGGAGAAGTACGGTCTGGATGTTGAACTGGTGGGCTTTAGCGGCTCGCTGCTACCCAACGATGCCACTAACCAGGGTGAACTGGACGCCAACGTCTTCCAGCATCGCCCGTTCCTCGCCCAGGACAACAAGGCGCACAATTACAAGCTGGTCGCCGTGGCCAATACCTTCGTCTTCCCGATGGCGGGGTACTCCCGAAAGATCAAAGCAGTGTCAGAGCTGAAGGACGGCGCAACCATTGCGATTCCAAACGACCCCACTAACCTGGGCCGCGCGCTGTTGCTGCTGCAAAAAGAGCAGCTGATTACCCTGAAACCAGGCGTTGGCCTGCTGCCAACGGTGCTGGATATTACCGCGAATCCGAAAAACGTACAGATTATGGAGCTGGAAGGGGCGCAGCTGCCGCGCGTGCTGGACGATCCGAAGGTGGATGTAGCCATCATCAGCACCACCTATCTCCAGCAAACGGGGCTGTCTCCGGTGCATGACAGCGTCTTTATCGAAGACAAAAACTCGCCCTACGTGAATATTGTGGTCACGCGTGAAGACAATAAAGATGCGGAAAACGTGAAGGAATTTATCCAGTCCTATCAGTCGCCGGAAGTGGCGGAAGCGGCAGAGACCATTTTTAACGGCGGCGCGGTGCCGGGCTGGTAA
- a CDS encoding PTS sugar transporter subunit IIB, translating to MFKIMLCCSAGMSTSLLVSKMVDVAKERGLPVKIDAYGVSEFDTQFPHYQVVLLGPQVKYMLKTLSEKAATQGIPVQPIDMMDYGMQRGDKVLDYALSLIEAAH from the coding sequence ATGTTCAAGATTATGCTGTGCTGCTCTGCCGGGATGTCCACCAGCCTGCTGGTCAGCAAAATGGTCGATGTTGCAAAAGAACGGGGCTTGCCCGTGAAGATTGATGCGTATGGCGTATCCGAATTTGATACCCAGTTTCCGCACTATCAGGTGGTGCTTCTCGGACCGCAAGTGAAATACATGTTAAAGACACTCTCAGAAAAGGCAGCGACGCAAGGCATTCCGGTACAGCCCATCGACATGATGGACTACGGCATGCAGCGTGGCGATAAAGTACTGGACTATGCTCTGTCGCTCATCGAAGCGGCACACTAA
- a CDS encoding TetR/AcrR family transcriptional regulator, producing MPAQKDNSEPRRPGRPRGGKRVTASREQLLDIALNLFSRQGIANTSLNAIAREAGVTPAMLHYYFNSREQLLDAMIEERFLPLRERIGAIFADNRDSPVDALTEMVRVLAELAEKYRWFAPLWMQEVIGEMPVLRTHLQARFGDEKYHTTLATIKSWQQEGKLNPALAPELLFTTLLSLVLVPFSRMRNDERLSALSPEIVVRHVLAVIGTGIGG from the coding sequence ATGCCAGCACAAAAGGACAATTCTGAACCCCGCCGCCCCGGTCGGCCACGCGGCGGCAAGCGCGTTACCGCCAGCCGTGAACAGCTGCTGGACATCGCCCTGAACCTCTTTTCCCGGCAGGGGATCGCCAATACGTCGTTGAACGCCATCGCCCGCGAAGCAGGCGTGACGCCCGCCATGCTGCACTACTACTTCAACTCCAGAGAACAGTTACTGGATGCGATGATTGAGGAGCGCTTCCTGCCGTTACGCGAGCGGATCGGGGCGATTTTCGCCGACAACCGGGATTCGCCGGTGGATGCCCTGACGGAAATGGTCAGGGTGCTGGCCGAACTGGCGGAAAAGTATCGCTGGTTTGCCCCGCTGTGGATGCAGGAGGTGATTGGCGAGATGCCGGTACTGCGCACCCATTTGCAGGCACGCTTTGGCGATGAGAAATATCACACCACGCTGGCAACCATCAAAAGCTGGCAGCAGGAGGGAAAGCTGAATCCGGCGCTGGCCCCCGAACTGCTGTTCACTACGCTGCTGAGCCTGGTGCTGGTGCCGTTCTCCCGCATGCGCAATGACGAGAGGCTTAGCGCCCTCTCGCCGGAGATCGTGGTGCGCCACGTGTTAGCCGTAATTGGCACCGGGATCGGCGGTTAA
- a CDS encoding GNAT family N-acetyltransferase has protein sequence MHLITTENVTLQEKEELLTGLRAYNAQFLDLATFGGDIGVYMRDDNGVMLGGLIGVRKGDWLNIDYLWVSDSVRGTGVGSQLIKTAEEEARRKGCRHALVDTVSFQARPFYEKQGYQVQMSLQDYPYQGMQRHYLTKNL, from the coding sequence ATGCATCTGATCACGACGGAGAACGTCACCCTCCAGGAAAAAGAAGAATTATTAACGGGGCTAAGAGCCTATAACGCGCAGTTTTTAGATTTGGCGACGTTTGGCGGCGATATTGGCGTATATATGCGAGACGACAATGGCGTCATGCTGGGCGGGTTAATCGGCGTACGGAAAGGCGACTGGCTGAACATCGACTATCTGTGGGTCAGCGACAGCGTGCGGGGAACGGGCGTGGGAAGCCAGCTTATCAAAACGGCTGAAGAGGAGGCCCGTCGCAAAGGCTGTCGTCACGCGCTGGTGGATACGGTCAGCTTCCAGGCGCGTCCGTTCTATGAAAAACAGGGCTATCAGGTGCAGATGTCCTTGCAGGATTACCCTTATCAGGGAATGCAGAGACACTATCTGACCAAAAATCTTTAA
- a CDS encoding PTS cellobiose transporter subunit IIC: MSSLYQSMVAVIEQSITPLAAKLGQQKYVIAIRDGFTAALPFMIIGSFMLVFIFPPFSADTTNSFARGWLDFSETYREQLMLPFNLSMGVMTFFISVGIGASLGRQFNLDPVMSGLLAFMAFLLVAAPYADGKISTQYLSGQGIFTALITAIYSTRVYAWLKQNNVTIRLPKEVPTGVARSFEILIPVMVVIGTLHPLNLFIEAQTGMIIPQAIMHLLEPLVSASDSLPAILLSVLLCQIFWFAGIHGSLIVTGIMNPFWMANLSANQAALAAGAALPHVYLQGFWDHYLLIGGVGSTLPLAFLLLRSRATHLRTIGKMGIVPSFFNINEPILFGAPIIMNPMLFIPFVFVPLVNACLAYGATKLGWLAQVVSLTPWTTPAPIGASWAANWALSPVIMCLVCMVMSALMYLPFLRAYERTLMKNEEQKAQATVGNAEAASN; the protein is encoded by the coding sequence ATGAGTTCGTTATATCAATCCATGGTCGCGGTGATTGAGCAGTCAATTACCCCGCTGGCCGCTAAGCTGGGTCAGCAAAAGTATGTGATTGCCATCCGCGACGGCTTTACCGCCGCGCTGCCGTTTATGATCATCGGCTCGTTTATGCTGGTGTTTATCTTCCCGCCGTTCTCGGCGGATACCACCAACAGCTTCGCCCGCGGCTGGCTGGATTTCTCCGAGACCTACCGCGAACAGCTGATGCTGCCGTTTAACCTCAGCATGGGCGTGATGACCTTCTTCATCTCGGTAGGAATCGGGGCGAGCCTGGGACGTCAGTTTAACCTCGACCCGGTGATGTCCGGCCTGCTGGCCTTTATGGCCTTCCTGCTGGTCGCCGCGCCGTATGCCGATGGCAAAATCTCGACCCAGTATCTCTCTGGTCAGGGCATCTTCACTGCGCTGATCACCGCCATCTACTCCACCCGCGTCTATGCGTGGCTAAAGCAGAATAACGTCACCATCCGCCTGCCGAAGGAAGTGCCGACCGGCGTGGCGCGTTCGTTTGAGATCCTGATCCCGGTGATGGTGGTGATCGGTACGCTGCACCCGCTGAACCTGTTCATTGAAGCGCAAACCGGGATGATTATCCCGCAGGCGATCATGCACCTGCTGGAGCCGCTGGTGTCCGCGTCTGACTCCCTGCCCGCGATCCTGCTCTCCGTGCTGCTGTGCCAGATCTTCTGGTTTGCCGGTATCCACGGGTCGCTGATTGTCACCGGCATCATGAACCCGTTCTGGATGGCGAACCTCTCCGCAAACCAGGCGGCGCTGGCGGCGGGCGCGGCGTTGCCGCACGTTTATCTGCAAGGCTTCTGGGATCACTACCTGCTGATTGGCGGTGTCGGCTCGACCCTGCCGCTGGCGTTCCTGCTGCTGCGCAGCCGCGCCACGCACCTGCGCACCATCGGCAAAATGGGCATTGTGCCGAGCTTCTTTAACATCAACGAACCGATTCTGTTCGGCGCGCCGATCATCATGAACCCGATGCTGTTTATCCCGTTCGTGTTTGTTCCGCTGGTCAACGCCTGCCTGGCGTACGGCGCAACGAAGCTCGGCTGGCTGGCTCAGGTGGTGTCATTAACCCCGTGGACCACCCCGGCGCCGATTGGTGCCTCGTGGGCGGCGAACTGGGCGCTCAGTCCGGTGATCATGTGCCTGGTCTGTATGGTGATGTCCGCGCTGATGTACCTGCCGTTCCTGCGCGCCTATGAGCGCACGTTAATGAAAAACGAAGAGCAGAAAGCCCAGGCAACCGTCGGTAACGCTGAAGCCGCAAGCAATTAA
- a CDS encoding type II toxin-antitoxin system VapC family toxin: MLHMLDTNIVSHLVRQHPEVVNRYSQITPEKMCISSVTEAELLYGVAKKQNNKLHETIMEFLKTITICAWDSEAAATYGELRAAMEKKGKVMGDLDQLIAAHAISRGTTIVTNDHAFGMVQDLTVEDWTQ; this comes from the coding sequence ATGCTGCATATGCTGGACACTAACATCGTAAGCCATCTGGTGAGGCAGCATCCTGAAGTAGTAAACCGATATTCGCAAATTACGCCTGAAAAGATGTGTATTTCAAGCGTAACGGAAGCGGAATTGCTTTACGGCGTAGCCAAAAAGCAAAACAACAAGCTGCACGAAACCATAATGGAATTTCTTAAAACCATCACTATCTGCGCCTGGGATAGCGAAGCCGCAGCCACCTACGGTGAACTGCGTGCGGCAATGGAAAAGAAAGGGAAAGTGATGGGGGATCTCGATCAGTTGATTGCAGCACATGCTATCAGCCGGGGCACGACGATTGTCACGAACGATCATGCGTTCGGGATGGTACAGGATCTTACGGTTGAGGACTGGACTCAATAA
- a CDS encoding PTS lactose/cellobiose transporter subunit IIA — translation MIALEEAVMEIIVNAGQSRSLCFEALHAARQGNLDEAKSLLREADGYARQAHKMQTKLIEQDAGEGRQPMTLIMVHAQDHLMNSLLARELSEEIIHLYQR, via the coding sequence ATGATCGCATTAGAAGAAGCCGTAATGGAAATTATCGTCAACGCCGGACAGTCCCGCAGCCTGTGCTTTGAAGCCCTGCACGCGGCGCGCCAGGGCAACCTTGACGAGGCCAAAAGCCTGCTGCGCGAAGCCGATGGCTACGCGCGCCAGGCGCACAAGATGCAAACCAAACTGATCGAGCAGGATGCGGGCGAAGGCCGCCAGCCGATGACGTTAATCATGGTGCACGCGCAGGATCATTTAATGAATTCCTTATTAGCGCGTGAGTTATCCGAAGAAATTATTCATTTATATCAGAGATAG
- a CDS encoding antitoxin, which produces MERTAKLFKKGRNQAVVLPAEFAFETESVYIRRDDEGNVVLTARSEKERHRDNFLRMLRQTHVPDTFLSKEERNQSYTTRNPLEGL; this is translated from the coding sequence ATGGAACGCACAGCGAAACTATTTAAAAAAGGACGAAACCAGGCCGTGGTCTTGCCTGCGGAATTTGCATTTGAAACGGAGAGTGTTTATATCCGCCGGGATGACGAGGGGAATGTGGTTTTGACGGCAAGGTCCGAGAAAGAACGACACAGAGATAACTTTTTGCGCATGCTAAGACAAACGCATGTGCCTGATACCTTTCTAAGTAAAGAGGAGCGCAATCAGAGCTATACGACAAGAAATCCTCTGGAAGGGCTGTAG
- a CDS encoding LacI family DNA-binding transcriptional regulator: MSTINDVSRLAGVSKATVSRVLSGSRGVKEASRQAVLKAVDELNYRPNVIAQSLLSQSTGCIGVICAQENINQTTGYLYALEKHLSQHQKHLLLRFAHTKTEVMNALEELSCGLCDDILVIGARFPLDVDMDNVILVDCMEADNANSIQFDHAFAAETACNYLTSQGRRQIALIHPHGSGFADQVLLGYKHALEKNFLPFNRNLVFMDATSSSVALQELLNNATTLNFNALLVADEQEAQRVIPQLQAFNKSVPEDIMVFSLGGSLHLPGIPVIPAIEYSMDAMAARIVTWLTEKTQMLGSYVLRGDLIIPDVRKR; encoded by the coding sequence ATGTCTACAATCAACGATGTATCACGTCTGGCCGGGGTGTCCAAAGCCACGGTATCACGGGTGTTGAGCGGGTCGCGTGGCGTTAAAGAAGCCAGCCGTCAGGCTGTTCTGAAAGCGGTGGATGAGTTGAACTATCGTCCCAACGTGATTGCCCAGTCGCTGCTCAGCCAGTCGACGGGCTGCATTGGGGTGATTTGCGCGCAGGAGAACATCAACCAGACCACTGGTTACCTGTATGCGCTGGAAAAACACCTCAGCCAGCATCAAAAACATCTGCTGCTGCGTTTCGCACACACGAAAACAGAAGTGATGAATGCCCTTGAAGAACTCTCCTGTGGCTTATGTGATGACATTCTGGTGATTGGCGCGCGTTTCCCGCTGGACGTGGACATGGACAACGTCATTCTGGTCGACTGTATGGAAGCCGATAACGCCAACAGCATTCAGTTCGACCACGCCTTCGCGGCTGAAACGGCCTGTAACTACCTCACCAGCCAGGGACGTCGCCAGATAGCGCTCATCCACCCGCACGGCAGCGGCTTTGCCGATCAGGTGCTGCTGGGTTACAAACATGCGCTGGAGAAAAACTTCCTGCCCTTTAATCGCAACCTCGTGTTTATGGACGCGACTTCATCGTCCGTTGCGCTTCAGGAATTACTCAACAACGCGACCACGCTGAACTTCAACGCGCTGCTGGTGGCGGACGAGCAGGAAGCCCAGCGGGTGATCCCGCAGCTTCAGGCGTTTAATAAATCGGTACCGGAAGACATCATGGTCTTCAGCCTCGGCGGTTCGCTGCATCTGCCGGGTATTCCGGTGATCCCGGCCATTGAATATTCTATGGACGCCATGGCGGCGCGCATCGTCACCTGGCTGACGGAGAAAACGCAGATGCTGGGGTCTTACGTGCTGCGCGGGGATTTGATTATTCCGGATGTGCGGAAGCGTTAA
- a CDS encoding MDR family MFS transporter, with translation MESDVMTQPAKNAPSIKLLFSALLLVMLLSALDQTIVSTALPTIVGELGGLDKLSWVVTAYILSSTIVVPLYGKFGDLFGRKIVLQIAIVLFLVGSALCGLAQNMTQLVLMRALQGLGGGGLMVISMAAVADVIPPADRGRYQGLFGGVFGLATVIGPLIGGFIVQHASWRWIFYINLPLGLFALLVIGAVFHGSARRSKHEIDYLGAIYLSMALLCIILFTTEGGTIRQWSDPQLWCILAFGLTGIAGFIYEERLAWEPIIPLSLFRDRSFLLCSLIGFIIGMSLFGSVTFLPLYLQVVKDATPTQAGLQLIPLMGGLLLTSIISGRIISRTGKYRLFPILGTLLGVVGMVLLTRISITSPTWQLYLFTGVLGMGLGLVMQVLVLAVQNSVSADQYGVATSGVTLFRSIGGAIGVALFGAVFTHILQSGLIDRLPEGAQLPRELNPVAIHHLPDALRLDYLDAFGSAIHAVFMLAAGIMVLAFVLSWFLREAPLRRQA, from the coding sequence ATGGAGTCCGACGTAATGACTCAACCTGCGAAAAACGCGCCGTCGATTAAGCTGCTGTTCAGCGCACTCCTGCTGGTGATGCTGCTCTCGGCGCTGGATCAGACCATTGTTTCCACCGCGCTGCCGACTATCGTGGGTGAGCTGGGCGGGCTGGATAAGCTCTCGTGGGTGGTCACGGCCTATATCCTGAGTTCGACCATCGTGGTGCCGCTCTACGGCAAATTCGGGGATCTGTTTGGCCGAAAAATCGTTCTGCAAATCGCGATTGTGCTGTTTCTTGTGGGGTCCGCGCTGTGTGGCCTGGCGCAGAACATGACTCAGCTGGTGCTGATGCGCGCCCTGCAAGGGCTGGGGGGCGGCGGTCTGATGGTGATCAGCATGGCGGCCGTGGCGGACGTGATCCCGCCTGCCGATCGGGGTCGCTATCAGGGGTTGTTTGGCGGCGTGTTTGGCCTGGCGACGGTGATAGGGCCGCTGATCGGCGGGTTTATCGTTCAGCACGCCTCCTGGCGCTGGATTTTCTACATCAACCTGCCGCTGGGGCTGTTTGCGCTGCTGGTGATTGGCGCGGTATTCCACGGCAGCGCGCGGCGCAGCAAGCATGAAATTGACTACCTGGGGGCGATTTACCTCAGCATGGCGCTGCTGTGCATCATTCTGTTTACCACCGAGGGGGGGACGATCCGCCAATGGAGCGACCCGCAGCTGTGGTGCATTCTGGCCTTCGGCCTGACGGGGATCGCCGGGTTTATCTACGAAGAGCGGCTGGCGTGGGAGCCGATTATTCCGCTGTCGCTCTTCCGCGACCGCAGCTTCCTGCTCTGTAGCCTGATTGGTTTTATTATCGGCATGTCGCTGTTTGGATCTGTCACTTTCCTGCCACTCTATTTGCAGGTGGTAAAAGACGCCACGCCGACCCAGGCCGGTTTGCAGCTGATCCCCCTGATGGGCGGGCTGTTGCTCACCTCTATCATCAGCGGGCGCATCATCAGCCGCACCGGGAAATATCGCCTGTTCCCGATCCTCGGCACGCTGCTCGGCGTGGTGGGGATGGTTTTACTGACGCGCATTTCAATTACCTCCCCAACCTGGCAGCTGTACCTGTTTACCGGCGTGCTTGGCATGGGGCTGGGTCTGGTAATGCAGGTGCTGGTACTGGCCGTCCAGAACAGCGTGTCTGCCGATCAATACGGTGTCGCGACGTCTGGGGTAACGCTGTTCCGTTCCATTGGCGGGGCGATTGGCGTTGCGCTGTTTGGCGCGGTGTTCACCCATATTCTGCAATCAGGCCTGATCGACAGACTACCGGAAGGGGCGCAACTGCCGCGCGAACTGAATCCCGTTGCCATTCACCATCTGCCTGATGCTCTGCGTCTGGACTACCTGGATGCGTTCGGCTCGGCGATCCATGCGGTGTTCATGCTGGCGGCGGGGATTATGGTGCTGGCGTTTGTGCTGTCGTGGTTTTTGCGCGAAGCGCCACTGCGTCGACAGGCGTGA
- a CDS encoding EAL domain-containing protein, translating to MYTVLPSPLLQRISGLRFQPLVDLHSGQVFAHEVLVEIHNVNLEVLFASLPSRSALQIFFWQANTLLQIPGRDAYWLNLPAEHLLDERAIRLLLALRHQQRLTIEIQDPLTITRLSEAEQCRLHATLVRLKEAGWQIWLDDLTRELAETFTRLALPLDGVKIDRSALRERAPLAPFVREIRAGIAQSILTEGIENSRDLARARASGAQSGQGFLWPESRTDARVTL from the coding sequence ATGTATACCGTTCTTCCCTCTCCCCTGTTGCAACGTATCTCCGGGCTGCGATTCCAGCCGCTTGTCGATCTTCATTCGGGCCAGGTGTTCGCGCATGAAGTTCTCGTGGAAATCCATAACGTCAATCTTGAGGTGTTGTTTGCCTCGCTGCCCTCGCGCAGCGCGCTGCAAATCTTCTTCTGGCAGGCCAACACCCTGTTACAGATCCCCGGCCGGGACGCTTACTGGCTTAACCTCCCGGCGGAACACCTTCTCGACGAACGCGCTATTCGGTTGTTGCTGGCGTTACGCCATCAGCAACGGTTAACGATTGAAATTCAGGATCCCCTCACCATCACACGGCTGAGTGAAGCTGAGCAATGTCGTCTTCATGCCACGCTTGTTCGGTTAAAAGAGGCGGGATGGCAAATCTGGCTGGACGATTTAACCCGGGAACTGGCTGAGACGTTCACGCGGCTTGCGCTGCCGCTGGACGGGGTGAAAATTGACCGTTCAGCGCTGCGCGAGCGCGCGCCGCTTGCCCCGTTTGTGCGGGAGATCAGGGCGGGCATCGCTCAATCAATCCTCACAGAAGGCATTGAGAACTCGCGGGATCTGGCCCGCGCCCGCGCGTCCGGCGCACAATCTGGTCAGGGTTTTCTGTGGCCCGAAAGCCGAACCGATGCCCGCGTAACGCTTTGA
- a CDS encoding glycoside hydrolase family 1 protein: MKYAFPDNFWWGSASSALQTEGTREGETTWDYWFAREPNRFHNGVGPQHTSTFYQHWKTDIQLLKQLNHNSFRTSISWARLIPDGIGEVNPDAVDFYNQIIDELNEQGITPFITLFHFDMPMAMQEIGGWENRDVVEAYARYAQICFELFGDRVLHWFTFNEPIVPVEGGYLYDFHYPNVVDFRRAATVAYHTVLAHAKAVQAYRAGHYAGEIGIVLNLTPSYPRSQNPADVKAAHIADLMFNRSFLDPVLRGEYPADLVALLKSYDQLPACKPEDGFLIAEGKIDLLGVNYYQPRRVKCRDSAVNPQAPFMPELFFDNYEMPGRKMNPYRGWEIYAPGIYDILVNLRDNYGNPRCFISENGMGVENEQRFIENGQINDQYRIEFISEHLAWLHKGISEGCNCLGYHMWTFIDNWSWCNAYKNRYGFIQLDIETQQRTIKKSGEWFAATALNNSFDKE, translated from the coding sequence ATGAAATACGCATTTCCCGATAACTTCTGGTGGGGCAGCGCAAGCTCCGCTCTCCAGACCGAAGGGACACGAGAGGGTGAAACCACATGGGATTACTGGTTTGCCCGCGAGCCGAACCGTTTTCACAACGGCGTGGGGCCGCAGCACACCTCCACGTTTTATCAGCACTGGAAAACGGACATTCAGCTGTTAAAGCAGCTGAACCACAACAGCTTTCGTACCTCAATTAGCTGGGCGCGCCTGATCCCCGACGGTATCGGTGAAGTGAACCCGGACGCGGTCGATTTTTATAATCAGATCATTGATGAGCTGAATGAACAGGGCATCACGCCGTTTATCACTCTGTTCCATTTCGACATGCCGATGGCGATGCAGGAGATTGGCGGCTGGGAAAACCGTGACGTGGTGGAGGCGTACGCCCGCTATGCGCAGATCTGCTTCGAGCTGTTTGGCGATCGTGTGCTGCACTGGTTTACCTTCAACGAGCCGATTGTCCCGGTGGAAGGCGGTTATCTGTACGACTTCCACTACCCGAACGTGGTGGATTTTCGTCGGGCGGCCACCGTGGCGTATCACACCGTGCTGGCCCATGCGAAGGCGGTTCAGGCCTACCGCGCCGGGCATTATGCGGGGGAGATCGGCATCGTGCTGAACCTGACGCCGTCCTACCCGCGTTCGCAGAACCCGGCGGACGTGAAGGCGGCGCACATTGCGGATCTGATGTTTAACCGCAGCTTCCTCGACCCGGTCCTGCGCGGCGAATACCCGGCGGACCTGGTGGCGCTGCTGAAATCCTACGATCAGCTGCCCGCCTGTAAACCGGAAGATGGTTTCCTGATCGCGGAAGGGAAAATCGACCTCCTCGGCGTGAACTACTATCAGCCGCGTCGCGTGAAGTGTCGCGACAGCGCGGTGAACCCGCAGGCGCCGTTTATGCCGGAGTTGTTCTTTGATAACTACGAGATGCCGGGCCGCAAGATGAACCCGTACCGCGGCTGGGAAATCTACGCGCCGGGTATTTACGATATTCTGGTTAACCTGCGCGACAATTACGGCAATCCACGCTGCTTTATTTCTGAAAACGGCATGGGCGTCGAAAATGAACAGCGCTTTATTGAAAATGGCCAGATAAACGATCAATACCGCATCGAGTTTATTTCCGAACATTTAGCCTGGCTGCATAAGGGTATTAGCGAAGGGTGTAATTGTCTTGGCTACCATATGTGGACGTTTATTGATAACTGGTCGTGGTGTAATGCCTATAAAAACCGCTACGGTTTTATTCAGCTCGATATAGAGACGCAGCAGCGCACCATTAAGAAAAGCGGAGAGTGGTTTGCCGCCACCGCCTTAAATAACAGCTTTGATAAAGAGTAA